In Chryseobacterium salivictor, the DNA window TCAGCATCGGAAATGCTCCTCCTTCTTTTGATAAAACCATGGCTGTCCGCAAACAAACCACTCTGTCAGAAATTTCAGAGAATTGGTCCGCAGCTTTTTCCCAGTCTTCACAAAGTTTTGTAAGAAAATCAGTTTTTACAATTCCGGAATTTTCAGTTAAAATCTGGTCAGAAGTAAACGTTCCGTAATAGTTAATTCCCGAAGCAGAAATGAATGATTTTAAATGGATTTTCTTTTTCCGGCAATAATCAAAAAGCAGGTTGGCAGAATCAATTCTGCTGGAATGCATTTCTTTTTTATAATCGGCAGTCCATCTTTCGCTGATGTTTGCGCCCGCCAGATGAATAATGCAGTCGAGATTTTCAAAAGCTTTTTCGTCGATTTCTTTTTTAGCAACATTCCAGTAGAATTCATTTTTCTCATTACTTTTTGAGCGGCTTAGAATTCTTACAGAATGTTGATGCGCTTCCAGTTTTTTGACTAGTGCTTTTCCGACCAGTCCTGTTCCGCCTGTGATTAATATGTTCATACCGTTAATTAAAGGGACATCACTCCTTCGATTTCGCCCACTTTTTTATAAACGGAAATTACATGTTCAGCATCCAGGACAAAAGCCATAATACTGAGCGAGGTATATTTTGCGTTTTTGCTGTCCCGTGTTGTCAGGGTAAATTTCATATCATCAAAAACACGGTAAATTTCTGTGATTTTTTTTTCTTCATTTAAAACAATGAATTTGAACTGATAATCTTCGGGGAAATTGTGAGTGGCTTCCAGTTTTTCTTTTAAAGAAATGTAGAAATCTTCTGGGCTTTTATGATCTTCGTTTTCAATAATATTAGCCATTTTATATTTATTTTAGTTAAAAAAAATCCGGACTGAACCGGACTTCAAAGATAGTTAAATATATTTTTTATCGCGATCCGTTAAGTGAATTAAGAATCGTATTTGAATTTTGCTGCTCATGATTTTCAATAATATTAAAAAGCCCGTTGACCATTTGCTGAGCGGCGAATTTGCTTATTGACCCCGTCGCTAAATTATTGCTGTTCTGACCACCGAAAATACTTCCTAAAATATTGGTTCCTGACAATGCAGAATTCAAAGACTGCACTAATCCGAACTCGTTCAGTTTTGCATCAACCTTTGGTGCGATCGCGGCCATCAATTGTGCCGAAGTTCTTTCCCGTAACAGTTGTGTTGCGGCGCCACTTCCTCCCTGTACGATTCTTGCGGCATCTTCTGCTGTTAAAGAATTGACGGCATTTATCAAAATTGGCCGCGAAATATCAACGGTGAATGCTGCTGCGCTCGCGATATATTCTTTTTCTTTTTGAACCAGATTATTTAACCCTACTTTTTGCA includes these proteins:
- a CDS encoding TIGR01777 family oxidoreductase, which encodes MNILITGGTGLVGKALVKKLEAHQHSVRILSRSKSNEKNEFYWNVAKKEIDEKAFENLDCIIHLAGANISERWTADYKKEMHSSRIDSANLLFDYCRKKKIHLKSFISASGINYYGTFTSDQILTENSGIVKTDFLTKLCEDWEKAADQFSEISDRVVCLRTAMVLSKEGGAFPMLKKTVDLNVGSAVGSGKQWMNWIHIDDLVNMYVTAVENSAINGKYNAVADETITNIDFMKKLAKASDKFFLPLNVPSFVLKTVFGEMSSIILEGSRADNKKIKSHGFDFKYSHLDDAFKTLI
- a CDS encoding DUF493 family protein, coding for MANIIENEDHKSPEDFYISLKEKLEATHNFPEDYQFKFIVLNEEKKITEIYRVFDDMKFTLTTRDSKNAKYTSLSIMAFVLDAEHVISVYKKVGEIEGVMSL
- a CDS encoding DUF4197 family protein; the encoded protein is MRRNTILVATMAIATIGTTTQSCMAIATSSVGLAVLKQILLGGITKGLNIFSSKDSFLGNQLIEAALPQQLRDINNTLQKVGLNNLVQKEKEYIASAAAFTVDISRPILINAVNSLTAEDAARIVQGGSGAATQLLRERTSAQLMAAIAPKVDAKLNEFGLVQSLNSALSGTNILGSIFGGQNSNNLATGSISKFAAQQMVNGLFNIIENHEQQNSNTILNSLNGSR